The Candidatus Alcyoniella australis genome has a segment encoding these proteins:
- a CDS encoding response regulator, whose protein sequence is MDRQHSKLILVIDDNEENVDIIVNKLHHVGYEVISAEDGEGGVELARGRNPGLILLDIMLPKMDGWEVLEQLKSHEQTKDIPVIFMTAYTTIHFEGERRRAIDSGATDYLKKPFELQKLAELVGRHLPL, encoded by the coding sequence ATGGACCGGCAGCACAGCAAGCTTATTCTGGTAATCGACGACAATGAGGAAAACGTCGATATTATCGTAAATAAGCTGCACCACGTGGGCTACGAAGTGATCAGCGCCGAGGACGGCGAGGGTGGAGTCGAGCTGGCGCGCGGGAGGAACCCGGGGCTGATTCTGCTCGACATCATGCTGCCCAAGATGGACGGCTGGGAAGTGCTCGAACAACTAAAGTCACACGAGCAGACCAAAGATATTCCGGTGATCTTTATGACCGCCTACACCACGATCCACTTCGAGGGCGAACGGCGTCGAGCGATCGACTCGGGCGCCACGGACTACTTGAAGAAACCCTTCGAGCTGCAAAAACTGGCCGAGCTGGTCGGGCGGCACCTGCCGCTATAA
- a CDS encoding trypsin-like peptidase domain-containing protein, whose product MKSRHLLICALLLTVALPAAAADFEKRVEQATARALPCVVQINVYGNLNDPDARFGGSGVLIDPDGSILTNHHVVANGRTIKVLLYGSDVEHDVEVLAEDRRIDLALIRLVDAHDLPYVEIGASEKLRPGQWILAMGNPMGMRSTVSAGVISFIDRADSDQIIPYVQIDAIIDKGSSGGGVFNLDGELVGIIKSGIGRGIGLAIPTDMIHSFIADVHDTGVSMRSWLGVQLQPLSPQLAAHIGLSEVTGVVVTDVVPDSPAQRAGMLPGDLMSRLGGVDLDGSGDLKMGTLIRQINTLPQGEELDCVIYRLYQDQYQPFGLKVTLVEKPSKPPRALDSGLGFVAEEPTTSNYREHYLDAPKGVIVSFVRSGSPAEQSDLSAHDVILAAEGKPIGDIDDLEAVLENIPADGSLLLEIFRGQRHYLILIRRGASAAATGAAEH is encoded by the coding sequence ATGAAATCACGGCATCTGTTGATTTGTGCGCTGCTGCTGACCGTGGCGCTGCCGGCCGCGGCCGCTGATTTCGAGAAGCGCGTGGAGCAGGCCACGGCCCGCGCGTTGCCGTGTGTTGTGCAGATCAACGTCTACGGCAACCTCAACGATCCTGACGCGCGATTCGGCGGCTCGGGAGTACTGATCGATCCCGACGGATCGATCTTGACCAACCATCACGTGGTGGCCAACGGCCGGACGATCAAGGTCCTGCTCTACGGCTCGGACGTGGAGCACGACGTCGAGGTGTTGGCCGAGGACCGCCGGATCGACCTGGCGCTGATCCGACTTGTAGACGCGCACGACTTGCCCTACGTCGAGATCGGCGCCTCGGAGAAGCTGCGTCCGGGACAGTGGATCCTCGCCATGGGCAACCCGATGGGAATGCGCTCGACGGTCAGCGCCGGCGTGATCTCGTTCATCGATCGCGCCGATTCCGATCAGATCATCCCCTACGTGCAGATCGACGCGATCATCGACAAGGGCAGCTCGGGTGGCGGCGTGTTCAACCTCGACGGCGAGCTGGTGGGCATAATCAAGTCGGGCATCGGCCGCGGAATCGGGCTGGCAATCCCGACCGATATGATCCACAGCTTCATCGCCGACGTGCATGACACGGGAGTCTCGATGCGCTCCTGGCTCGGCGTGCAGCTTCAGCCGCTGAGTCCGCAGCTTGCCGCGCACATCGGCCTGTCCGAGGTCACCGGCGTTGTCGTGACCGACGTGGTGCCCGATTCGCCGGCCCAGCGCGCCGGGATGCTGCCCGGCGACCTAATGTCCCGCCTGGGCGGTGTCGACCTCGATGGCAGCGGCGACCTGAAGATGGGCACGCTGATCCGCCAGATCAACACCCTGCCCCAAGGCGAGGAACTGGACTGTGTGATCTACCGCCTTTATCAGGACCAGTACCAACCGTTCGGTCTCAAAGTGACGCTGGTCGAGAAACCGAGTAAGCCGCCGCGCGCCCTGGACAGCGGGCTGGGCTTCGTGGCCGAGGAGCCGACCACGAGCAATTACCGCGAGCATTATCTTGACGCACCCAAAGGCGTTATCGTATCATTCGTCCGCTCCGGCTCCCCGGCTGAACAGTCCGATTTGTCAGCCCATGACGTGATCCTCGCCGCAGAGGGAAAACCCATTGGCGATATCGATGACCTCGAAGCGGTGCTGGAGAACATACCCGCCGACGGGTCGCTGCTACTGGAGATCTTCCGCGGCCAACGGCATTATCTGATATTGATCCGCAGGGGTGCTTCAGCAGCGGCAACCGGGGCGGCAGAGCATTGA